AAATTTTATTTCATCAATAATATCATATTTAACCATTGCGCTTCGTTAGTTGAATAAGTGCATCTTATCCCTTCACTTAAATTAATTTAATGATTTTTTCAATAACTTTTTGAACATCATTTTCATTACAAATAGAGAATAGGTGGTTCACTTCATCTTCATTAGGAGGATTAAAACCCTCATTTTTAGTTTGCTTCAGCTGAATTTCTAATACTTCGTTATAGTTTGACACGTTTCTAAGGATTGTTGTATCACGATGACTATTTATAATACGGTCTTTTAATATCTCTAGCGGTAAATTGAAATTTACAATAAGGGTTTGAAAACCTTCTTTTTTAAACTTTTCTATCAAATTTAATCGAGGTTGTTTTTGTCGGTTAGAATTACATAAAATAATATGGTTATCGGTTTTGCGAAGAGCAAATTTTAAAATTTTTAGTCCTTTTTCTGGTAATAAGGATGGATAATGTTTCTCTAAAAATTCTCCTTGTACATCTTGGTCAATAACAATTGAATTTATTAATCTTTTTTCTAAAATCTTAGCGAAAGTAGTTTTTCCACTATGTGTTGTCCCTATTGTCATTATTAGAAATCTCACCATATGAACCCCTTTGAAATTTTTTTTGTTTTGGGAAACCATAACTAACACCTTTGATTTATTTGAACAAAGTTAAGCACCACTTGAGTTCAATAAAAAATTATTTAGAGAATGTATCAGCTACTAAGTTACTAAATTCTTTTAAATAATAGAGATAATTTTCCCCGTCTATTCCTTCATAGTTATATCTTTTGTTATACATCTTCGCCACAACAACATTATATTCAGGTATTACTAATAAAGTTGGACCTGTTACCCCTATTATTTGAAAAGCACCTTTTGGCACTCGATCCCCAATCTCACTTCTTAATGATGGGGTTCCTTGTACATACCAATACGCTCCATTCAATGGAAATTCTTTATTTTTATATTCAGGGCTTTGAACTTGTGTTGCTAGTTCAATTACTTCTTTTGGAACAATTTGTTTTCCATTTATATTTCCTCTTTTTAAATGAAGATTGCCCCAATGTGCAAATTCTCTAGCAGAGACATAAAGGTTAGACTCAGTTCCATCATTTGAATTGCCCAGTTTATATGTTGCCTCTTCTTTAGGATTAACAATGACTTTAACTAATTTTTCATTTTCTTTTGTTTGCCAAGC
The nucleotide sequence above comes from Psychrobacillus glaciei. Encoded proteins:
- a CDS encoding ATP-binding protein codes for the protein MTIGTTHSGKTTFAKILEKRLINSIVIDQDVQGEFLEKHYPSLLPEKGLKILKFALRKTDNHIILCNSNRQKQPRLNLIEKFKKEGFQTLIVNFNLPLEILKDRIINSHRDTTILRNVSNYNEVLEIQLKQTKNEGFNPPNEDEVNHLFSICNENDVQKVIEKIIKLI